One genomic segment of Mangifera indica cultivar Alphonso chromosome 6, CATAS_Mindica_2.1, whole genome shotgun sequence includes these proteins:
- the LOC123217957 gene encoding protein FAR1-RELATED SEQUENCE 8-like isoform X1 yields MTGGNAFSPGEHAVSPNPNLEIAIEEGSQNTEHLLEDEGNDLEIEGSDLGIDGNDLDLEGDDLDLEGNELEIESDGLEIESNDFENDSKQILERGSNCHENNGDDRAVLNGQSDISQANEYPPPVVGMEFESYDDAYNYYNCYAKELGFAIRVKSSWTKRNSKEKRGAVLCCNCEGFKTVKEANSRRKETRTGCLAMIRLRLVESNRWRVDEVKLEHNHSFDPERAQNSKSHKKMEAGSKRKVEPTVDVEVRTIKLYRTPVLDSAGSGSSNSNEGEISNHVDRLSRLKLNKGDAQIIYNYFSRVQLTDPNFVYLMDLNDEGYLRNVFWIDSKSRAAYSFFGDVVVFDTTCLSYKYEIPLIAFVGVNHHGQSVLLGCGLLADETFETYIWLFRAWLTCMLGRPPQTIITGQCQVMQSAIAEVFPRAHHRLCLSQVVQNILEKFGDFLDLETFQMELSRMVYDSMKVDEFEMAWETMIQRFGLADHEWLRQLYEVRERWAPVYSKDTFFAGMSTFRRGESISSFFDGFVHQQTSLKEFFDIYELVLQKKRHKEALDDFETRNSSPILNTQCYYELQLSKLYTNEIFSKFQFEVVMMSSCFSITQVQTTGPIITYIVKEREGEGNMTNVRNIEVMYDKAGAEVRCICSCFNFNGYLCRHALCILNYNGVEEIPFQYILPRWRKDFKRLYVPHIGSNNVDITNPVQWFDHLYKRAMQVVGEGMNSQDHYMIAWQAFKESLNKVRLVADKHI; encoded by the exons ATGACCGGCGGTAACGCATTTTCTCCCGGCGAGCATGCGGTTTCACCGAACCCTAACCTCGAAATCGCG ATAGAAGAAGGATCTCAAAACACTGAGCACCTGCTTGAAGATGAAGGCAATGACCTTGAGATAGAAGGTAGTGACCTAGGAATTGATGGCAATGACCTTGATCTTGAAGGTGATGACCTTGATCTTGAAGGCAATGAACTTGAGATAGAAAGTGATGGCCTGGAGATTGAAAGCAACGACTTTGAAAATGACAGTAAGCAAATCCTGGAGAGAGGAAGTAATTGCCATGAAAATAATGGAGATGATAGGGCTGTTCTTAATGGTCAAAGTGACATATCTCAAGCAAACGAATATCCCCCACCAGTTGTGGGAATGGAGTTTGAATCCTATGATGAtgcttataattattataattgctATGCCAAGGAACTAGGATTTGCTATTAGGGTAAAGTCATCATGGACAAAACGTAATAGCAAAGAGAAACGTGGTGCTGTACTTTGTTGCAACTGCGAGGGTTTCAAAACGGTTAAAGAAGCAAATAGTCGTAGGAAGGAAACAAGAACTGGTTGCCTTGCCATGATAAGGCTAAGATTAGTGGAATCTAATAGGTGGAGGGTGGATGAAGTCAAGCTTGAGCACAATCACTCATTTGATCCAGAAAGGGCTCAAAATTCTAAGTCACATAAGAAGATGGAGGCTGGGAGCAAAAGGAAGGTGGAGCCAACTGTTGATGTGGAGGTACGAACAATCAAATTGTATCGAACACCTGTTTTAGATTCTGCTGGTTCTGGAAGCTCAAACTCTAATGAAGGAGAAATAAGTAACCATGTAGATCGGTTGAGCCGGTTGAAGCTGAATAAGGGTGATgcacaaattatttataattatttctcTCGGGTTCAGCTAACTGATCCAAATTTTGTGTACTTGATGGATCTCAATGATGAAGGGTATCTGAGGAATGTGTTCTGGATAGATTCTAAGTCTAGAGCTGCATATAGCTTCTTTGGTGATGTGGTTGTATTTGACACAACATGCTTGTCATATAAATATGAGATTCCACTCATAGCATTTGTTGGAGTAAATCACCATGGGCAATCTGTTTTACTGGGCTGTGGTTTGCTTGCAGATGAGACATTTGAAACATATATCTGGTTGTTTAGGGCATGGCTTACTTGTATGTTAGGTCGCCCTCCTCAAACTATAATAACAGGCCAGTGCCAGGTTATGCAAAGTGCAATTGCAGAGGTTTTCCCCAGGGCTCACCATCGGCTTTGTCTGTCACAAGTAGTGCAAAACATTCTTGAGAAGTTTGGAGATTTTCTGGACTTAGAGACATTTCAAATGGAATTGAGTAGGATGGTTTATGACTCTATGAAGGTGGATGAATTTGAAATGGCGTGGGAAACTATGATCCAGCGTTTTGGACTTGCAGATCATGAGTGGCTCCGACAATTGTATGAAGTTCGAGAACGATGGGCTCCTGTTTACTCAAAAGACACTTTTTTTGCTGGAATGTCCACTTTTCGTAGGGGTGAATCTATTAGCTCATTTTTTGATGGCTTTGTGCATCAGCAGACTTCGTTGAAAGAGTTTTTTGACATCTATGAATTAGTTCTACAAAAGAAGAGGCACAAGGAGGCACTTGATGATTTTGAAACAAGAAATTCAAGCCCCATTCTGAACACACAGTGCTATTACGAGTTGCAGCTttcaaaattatacacaaatgAAATATTCAGTAAGTTCCAGTTTGAGGTTGTGATGATGTCCTCTTGTTTTAGCATAACGCAGGTTCAGACTACTGGACCCATTATAACATACATCGTTAAAGAACGTGAAGGCGAGGGAAATATGACTAATGTTAGGAATATTGAAGTCATGTATGATAAAGCTGGAGCTGAAGTCCGGTGCATTTGCAGTTGCTTTAACTTCAATGGGTATCTTTGTCGACATGCTTTGTGTATTCTTAACTATAACGGCGTGGAGGAAATTCCATTCCAGTATATTTTGCCTCGATGGAGGAAGGATTTTAAGAGGCTCTACGTGCCTCATATTGGGTCTAACAATGTCGACATCACTAACCCAGTTCAATGGTTTGATCATCTGTACAAACGAGCAATGCAAGTTGTAGGAGAAGGGATGAATTCTCAAGATCATTACATGATTGCTTGGCAAGCATTTAAAGAGTCTCTTAATAAGGTTCGACTCGTCGCAGACAAGCATATCTGA
- the LOC123217957 gene encoding protein FAR1-RELATED SEQUENCE 8-like isoform X2, with product MMKGAYLRKMIEEGSQNTEHLLEDEGNDLEIEGSDLGIDGNDLDLEGDDLDLEGNELEIESDGLEIESNDFENDSKQILERGSNCHENNGDDRAVLNGQSDISQANEYPPPVVGMEFESYDDAYNYYNCYAKELGFAIRVKSSWTKRNSKEKRGAVLCCNCEGFKTVKEANSRRKETRTGCLAMIRLRLVESNRWRVDEVKLEHNHSFDPERAQNSKSHKKMEAGSKRKVEPTVDVEVRTIKLYRTPVLDSAGSGSSNSNEGEISNHVDRLSRLKLNKGDAQIIYNYFSRVQLTDPNFVYLMDLNDEGYLRNVFWIDSKSRAAYSFFGDVVVFDTTCLSYKYEIPLIAFVGVNHHGQSVLLGCGLLADETFETYIWLFRAWLTCMLGRPPQTIITGQCQVMQSAIAEVFPRAHHRLCLSQVVQNILEKFGDFLDLETFQMELSRMVYDSMKVDEFEMAWETMIQRFGLADHEWLRQLYEVRERWAPVYSKDTFFAGMSTFRRGESISSFFDGFVHQQTSLKEFFDIYELVLQKKRHKEALDDFETRNSSPILNTQCYYELQLSKLYTNEIFSKFQFEVVMMSSCFSITQVQTTGPIITYIVKEREGEGNMTNVRNIEVMYDKAGAEVRCICSCFNFNGYLCRHALCILNYNGVEEIPFQYILPRWRKDFKRLYVPHIGSNNVDITNPVQWFDHLYKRAMQVVGEGMNSQDHYMIAWQAFKESLNKVRLVADKHI from the exons ATGATGAAGGGAGCCTATTTAAGGAAAATG ATAGAAGAAGGATCTCAAAACACTGAGCACCTGCTTGAAGATGAAGGCAATGACCTTGAGATAGAAGGTAGTGACCTAGGAATTGATGGCAATGACCTTGATCTTGAAGGTGATGACCTTGATCTTGAAGGCAATGAACTTGAGATAGAAAGTGATGGCCTGGAGATTGAAAGCAACGACTTTGAAAATGACAGTAAGCAAATCCTGGAGAGAGGAAGTAATTGCCATGAAAATAATGGAGATGATAGGGCTGTTCTTAATGGTCAAAGTGACATATCTCAAGCAAACGAATATCCCCCACCAGTTGTGGGAATGGAGTTTGAATCCTATGATGAtgcttataattattataattgctATGCCAAGGAACTAGGATTTGCTATTAGGGTAAAGTCATCATGGACAAAACGTAATAGCAAAGAGAAACGTGGTGCTGTACTTTGTTGCAACTGCGAGGGTTTCAAAACGGTTAAAGAAGCAAATAGTCGTAGGAAGGAAACAAGAACTGGTTGCCTTGCCATGATAAGGCTAAGATTAGTGGAATCTAATAGGTGGAGGGTGGATGAAGTCAAGCTTGAGCACAATCACTCATTTGATCCAGAAAGGGCTCAAAATTCTAAGTCACATAAGAAGATGGAGGCTGGGAGCAAAAGGAAGGTGGAGCCAACTGTTGATGTGGAGGTACGAACAATCAAATTGTATCGAACACCTGTTTTAGATTCTGCTGGTTCTGGAAGCTCAAACTCTAATGAAGGAGAAATAAGTAACCATGTAGATCGGTTGAGCCGGTTGAAGCTGAATAAGGGTGATgcacaaattatttataattatttctcTCGGGTTCAGCTAACTGATCCAAATTTTGTGTACTTGATGGATCTCAATGATGAAGGGTATCTGAGGAATGTGTTCTGGATAGATTCTAAGTCTAGAGCTGCATATAGCTTCTTTGGTGATGTGGTTGTATTTGACACAACATGCTTGTCATATAAATATGAGATTCCACTCATAGCATTTGTTGGAGTAAATCACCATGGGCAATCTGTTTTACTGGGCTGTGGTTTGCTTGCAGATGAGACATTTGAAACATATATCTGGTTGTTTAGGGCATGGCTTACTTGTATGTTAGGTCGCCCTCCTCAAACTATAATAACAGGCCAGTGCCAGGTTATGCAAAGTGCAATTGCAGAGGTTTTCCCCAGGGCTCACCATCGGCTTTGTCTGTCACAAGTAGTGCAAAACATTCTTGAGAAGTTTGGAGATTTTCTGGACTTAGAGACATTTCAAATGGAATTGAGTAGGATGGTTTATGACTCTATGAAGGTGGATGAATTTGAAATGGCGTGGGAAACTATGATCCAGCGTTTTGGACTTGCAGATCATGAGTGGCTCCGACAATTGTATGAAGTTCGAGAACGATGGGCTCCTGTTTACTCAAAAGACACTTTTTTTGCTGGAATGTCCACTTTTCGTAGGGGTGAATCTATTAGCTCATTTTTTGATGGCTTTGTGCATCAGCAGACTTCGTTGAAAGAGTTTTTTGACATCTATGAATTAGTTCTACAAAAGAAGAGGCACAAGGAGGCACTTGATGATTTTGAAACAAGAAATTCAAGCCCCATTCTGAACACACAGTGCTATTACGAGTTGCAGCTttcaaaattatacacaaatgAAATATTCAGTAAGTTCCAGTTTGAGGTTGTGATGATGTCCTCTTGTTTTAGCATAACGCAGGTTCAGACTACTGGACCCATTATAACATACATCGTTAAAGAACGTGAAGGCGAGGGAAATATGACTAATGTTAGGAATATTGAAGTCATGTATGATAAAGCTGGAGCTGAAGTCCGGTGCATTTGCAGTTGCTTTAACTTCAATGGGTATCTTTGTCGACATGCTTTGTGTATTCTTAACTATAACGGCGTGGAGGAAATTCCATTCCAGTATATTTTGCCTCGATGGAGGAAGGATTTTAAGAGGCTCTACGTGCCTCATATTGGGTCTAACAATGTCGACATCACTAACCCAGTTCAATGGTTTGATCATCTGTACAAACGAGCAATGCAAGTTGTAGGAGAAGGGATGAATTCTCAAGATCATTACATGATTGCTTGGCAAGCATTTAAAGAGTCTCTTAATAAGGTTCGACTCGTCGCAGACAAGCATATCTGA